CTTCAGGTATGAATAATGCAGGTTATGTTTATTAGCAATATTAATAAAATTATCGCTTTCTGTATATGGTATTATAAGTGAAAAAAACCCGTTTTCTGAAATTAATTTACTAACACAATAAACTAATTCTTCAAAAGATAATAAATCGTTATGCCTTGCTATTTTTCTTGAAATATCCGGGGGTTTGAATGAATTTTTAAAGTAAGGAGGATTTGTTATTATTAAATCAAATTTTTCAGTATTATTTTCAGTAAACTCCTG
The sequence above is drawn from the Bacteroidales bacterium genome and encodes:
- a CDS encoding methyltransferase, which produces MKIGTDSVLIGTWADCINLKNILDIGTGTGIIALMMAQRSDALITAIEIDHESYKQAKENVLNSAWTEQIFVKHISLQEFTENNTEKFDLIITNPPYFKNSFKPPDISRKIARHNDLLSFEELVYCVSKLISENGFFSLIIPYTESDNFINIANKHNLHYSYLK